One Microbacter margulisiae genomic window carries:
- a CDS encoding alpha-d-galacturonidase: MKIKISIFFWLCFFTTAIYAQQVNIITHGKSSVCATFGIHWLTKTLQTDGFKVNQTTVLKKHTTGTTIVIGTMTDKWLEQFIAGKKVVFEKTPGKEGYSIKALGKLIIVQGADTSGTLYGCVELADKIRASHRLPTSMDITDQPEMVMRGACIGLQKPYLLPGHGVYEYPYTPQNFPWFYDKALWIKYLNMMVENRMNTLYLWNGHPFASLVKLKDYPFAVEVDNQTLKKNQEMFAFLTREAQKRNIWVIQMFYNIIVSKPFAEHYGIRTQDRNRPITPLISDYTRKSIAAFIKQYPHVGLLVCLGESIDSYPDGVKWFTQTIIPGVKDGLKALGRTDEPPIILRAHDTDAKTDMQEALPLYKNLYTMWKYNGESLTTYNPRGPWAKEHLELSKLGPVHIVNVHILANLEPFRYGAPDFIQKCVQAMHSKLGANGIHIYPQASYWDWPYTADNTHPRLLEMNRDWIWYAAWARYAWNANRNPKDEVHYWSYRLDTLYGCGLDAAKNILEAYEQAGEISPELTRKFAITDGNRQTFLLGMFMSQLVNPKKWTIYPDFFKSCGPKGEVLTEYMDKEWNHQLHTGELPPQLIAGAVIQGAKAVQAIDSAAPHVTHNKAEFERLKNDMYCYNTFANYFNQKVKAAMLVLRYSHSNDIKDLEAAVPYLEKSLQYYRHLVALTENTYLYANSMQTSQRRIPIGGGGGKNKTWKEMLPYFETELQNFKRNVAYLQEHGNTILSDTTVLKPANVKLSDKNLQTYSLAKGAKIFGDKNLVIDTVANELRDLKAIQFDLKHQMADGTSFTFESNHPVSVLVGYFNSERNEFAKPPKLETDANANDFGQADVKIANALEVHGQLSVNVHTYTFPSGIHTLSLGKGALMVLGFINASQKITFHDDGMGSNTKTRNIDWLFY; this comes from the coding sequence ATGAAAATTAAAATATCCATATTCTTCTGGTTGTGCTTTTTTACGACAGCTATATATGCCCAACAAGTAAATATTATTACGCATGGGAAAAGTTCCGTATGCGCTACGTTTGGCATTCACTGGCTGACTAAAACATTACAAACGGATGGATTTAAGGTCAATCAAACAACAGTTCTCAAAAAACACACGACGGGTACAACCATTGTAATTGGCACAATGACTGATAAATGGCTGGAACAATTCATTGCCGGCAAAAAAGTTGTTTTTGAGAAAACTCCGGGCAAAGAAGGGTACTCGATCAAAGCTCTTGGCAAATTGATCATTGTTCAGGGGGCAGATACAAGTGGAACATTATACGGATGTGTAGAACTTGCAGACAAGATCAGGGCTTCTCATAGATTGCCGACATCAATGGATATAACGGATCAGCCAGAAATGGTCATGCGGGGAGCTTGCATTGGTTTGCAAAAACCTTATTTGTTGCCTGGTCACGGAGTCTATGAATATCCGTACACTCCTCAAAATTTTCCCTGGTTCTATGATAAAGCTTTATGGATCAAATACCTGAATATGATGGTTGAAAACCGGATGAACACCCTCTATCTATGGAATGGACATCCCTTTGCCTCACTGGTAAAATTAAAAGATTATCCTTTTGCCGTGGAAGTTGATAATCAGACACTCAAAAAGAATCAGGAGATGTTTGCATTCTTAACCAGAGAAGCTCAGAAACGCAATATCTGGGTAATCCAGATGTTTTACAATATCATTGTTTCCAAGCCTTTTGCAGAACACTATGGCATAAGAACGCAAGATCGAAATCGTCCTATAACACCATTAATTTCGGATTATACCCGTAAATCAATTGCCGCCTTTATTAAACAATATCCTCACGTAGGGCTTTTGGTTTGCCTCGGCGAATCGATTGATTCATATCCGGATGGCGTAAAATGGTTTACCCAAACGATTATTCCGGGAGTTAAAGACGGGCTAAAAGCATTAGGTAGAACCGATGAACCACCGATAATCCTCCGTGCGCACGATACTGATGCTAAAACGGATATGCAGGAGGCTTTACCTCTCTATAAAAATTTATATACGATGTGGAAGTATAATGGAGAGTCATTAACCACCTACAATCCTCGCGGGCCTTGGGCAAAAGAACATTTGGAACTAAGCAAACTGGGTCCTGTACATATTGTTAATGTGCATATTCTGGCGAACTTAGAACCATTCCGGTATGGCGCTCCTGATTTTATTCAAAAATGTGTGCAAGCTATGCATAGCAAATTAGGCGCTAATGGCATACACATTTATCCCCAAGCTTCTTATTGGGACTGGCCTTATACGGCTGACAACACCCATCCCAGATTATTGGAAATGAACAGAGATTGGATTTGGTATGCGGCATGGGCACGATATGCCTGGAACGCAAACCGTAATCCAAAAGATGAAGTGCATTACTGGAGCTATCGTCTTGATACATTATACGGATGCGGCTTAGATGCAGCAAAAAATATTTTGGAAGCATATGAACAAGCGGGAGAGATATCGCCGGAACTAACAAGAAAATTTGCCATAACGGACGGGAATCGTCAAACATTCTTATTAGGCATGTTTATGAGCCAATTGGTAAATCCTAAAAAATGGACTATTTACCCGGACTTTTTTAAATCATGTGGGCCAAAGGGAGAAGTACTCACCGAATACATGGATAAGGAATGGAATCACCAGCTTCATACAGGAGAACTGCCGCCTCAGCTTATTGCCGGCGCCGTAATACAAGGCGCCAAAGCAGTGCAAGCCATTGATTCGGCAGCGCCTCACGTCACACACAACAAGGCTGAATTTGAACGTTTGAAAAATGACATGTATTGTTACAACACATTTGCAAACTATTTTAACCAAAAAGTTAAAGCCGCAATGCTAGTGTTACGTTATAGTCATTCCAACGACATAAAAGATTTGGAAGCTGCCGTTCCATATCTCGAAAAAAGCCTCCAATATTATCGGCATTTAGTTGCCCTGACAGAAAACACATATCTATATGCCAATAGTATGCAAACCAGTCAACGGCGAATTCCAATAGGAGGAGGCGGAGGAAAAAATAAAACATGGAAAGAAATGCTTCCTTATTTTGAAACTGAATTGCAGAATTTCAAAAGAAACGTTGCATATTTACAAGAACATGGCAATACTATTTTAAGTGACACAACAGTATTAAAGCCTGCCAATGTAAAACTATCAGACAAGAACCTGCAAACATATTCCCTGGCGAAAGGCGCTAAAATATTTGGAGACAAAAACCTGGTCATTGACACGGTTGCCAATGAATTACGCGATCTTAAAGCCATTCAGTTTGACTTGAAGCATCAAATGGCTGACGGAACTTCCTTTACATTTGAAAGCAATCATCCTGTGAGTGTCCTGGTAGGATATTTTAATTCGGAACGGAATGAATTTGCAAAACCTCCAAAACTCGAAACCGACGCTAATGCGAACGATTTTGGCCAGGCCGATGTCAAAATTGCCAATGCATTAGAAGTTCACGGACAATTATCTGTCAATGTCCACACATATACCTTCCCCAGTGGTATCCATACGTTATCATTAGGAAAAGGAGCATTAATGGTATTAGGCTTTATCAACGCATCTCAAAAAATCACTTTTCATGATGATGGCATGGGCAGTAATACGAAAACGCGTAATATTGATTGGTTATTTTATTAA
- a CDS encoding beta-d-glucuronidase/beta-L-arabinofuranosidase: MPQRVPLQVMQEIYQKVKTPYKFGLVLAPKNNHYKIDCPTVFHVKSKWYMSYLIYNGEEGRDGRGYETWLATSNDLLHWHTLGRILAYPKGNVWDENQRAGYIALINYKWGGNYHAQMFNGKHWMSYFGGNTRGYEMGTLKEGMAFTTGDITKAHEWQTLGHPTLSPTDSDRGWWENVTQYKSTVLWDKSKKLGYPFVMYYNAGGIDPVTKVKAERIGIALSNDMIHWVRYKHNPIFTHAEGITGDPVIQKIGKVYVMFYYSAFRKSRPYKAFNTFACSYDLVHWTDWTGPDLIIPSEPYDNLFAHKSYVVKWKGVVYHFYCAVDVHNQRGIAVATSKNMGTSTVEFPKPDESTFRKKISLDADWLTAENDTNRDAYAGFENPVYKPIGWQHVDVPHNWDTYQGARRLKHGNKHGYAWYRKSFEIKNQGSGKEYFLYFQGVGSYATVWLNGKKIGYHAGGLTTFTIDVTKDIRFDTTNVLAVRADHPAMITDLPWVCGGCSSEWGFSEGSEPMGIFRPVTLVITNPTRIEPFGVHVWNDVPANARDPHFVLHINSEIKNYGNKTSHISVISKLVNEDGLQVARVTDTLTLQGNESKTIHQDTKDIANAHLWSISDPYLYHLITMIKENGKVIDETTTDYGFRWISWPKNDPHHSSCFHLNGKPVFINGIAEYEDKLGDSHAFDTTEITARIDQIKSAGFNAFRGAHQPHNLLYQDLLNKNGLLFWSQFSAHIWYDTPEFRMNFLNNLKEWIKERRNSPSIILWGIQNESVLPYDFAKQCTDIIHQMDPTSPSQRLVTTCNGGTGTDWNVSQNWSGTYGGNPYQYGQDLKKEYLNGEYGAWRSIDLHAEGPFNLKQNGICSEDRMTQLLELKVKLAEQVKDSVCGQFLWEYNSNDNPGRIQNEEGYRDIDRIGPFNYKGLFTIWGEPVDAYYMYCSNYAPAKTEPMVYIVSHTWNNRWTKPGIKSGIIVYSNCDEVELFNDVRAIPLGKRFKHGMGTHFQWDNVNIKYNVLYAVGYIKNKPVAEDCIILNHLPKAPHFSRLYSGAKDITKPAKGYHYIYRVNCGGPDYIDINHNKWLADRHQTSNKTWGSLSWTNDFKDLPAFLASQRETKDPIAGSRDWTLFQSFRYGLNRLRYKFPLPNGEYRVELYFIEPWYGVGGGINCTGYRVFDVGINGKTVIKDLDIWKEAGCDKAVKEVVPAQVTNGILEINFPKESAGQAVISAIAIASQNKAIKAAPSSASIMTDIKGGIPGTWLEPNAYFPTILPIMYGAEWIRPKNNNHTMRFVVTSDANIYIPNDTDYIKRFYKKGDTVITSGNKCLAILPQIHWPKEANVRPVTTYASQTAELQGNWEKSTYRQDSCVEASTEGQHSITWNVTTGLANIYALRFTYMNLNTTAIDAVITITDANGQMIHNDTLHFPPTPHKWKLLNTSTESFINAGHYKIKISGLHLQGLYLNTLQIQ; encoded by the coding sequence ATGCCTCAAAGGGTTCCTCTACAAGTCATGCAGGAAATCTATCAGAAAGTAAAGACTCCCTACAAATTTGGTTTGGTATTAGCGCCAAAGAACAATCATTACAAAATAGATTGCCCTACGGTATTCCATGTAAAATCAAAATGGTATATGAGTTATCTCATTTATAACGGAGAGGAAGGAAGAGATGGGCGGGGCTACGAAACCTGGCTGGCAACAAGTAATGACCTTTTGCATTGGCATACATTGGGACGCATTCTGGCTTATCCCAAAGGGAATGTTTGGGATGAAAACCAAAGAGCAGGATACATTGCCTTGATCAATTATAAATGGGGAGGAAATTATCACGCTCAAATGTTTAATGGGAAACATTGGATGTCCTATTTTGGAGGCAATACCAGAGGGTACGAAATGGGAACCCTCAAAGAAGGCATGGCCTTTACAACAGGAGACATTACCAAAGCCCATGAATGGCAAACATTAGGGCATCCCACACTATCGCCGACAGATTCCGACAGAGGATGGTGGGAGAATGTTACGCAGTATAAATCAACAGTGCTTTGGGATAAATCAAAAAAATTAGGATATCCGTTCGTGATGTATTACAATGCAGGAGGCATTGATCCTGTCACTAAAGTCAAAGCAGAACGCATTGGCATAGCGTTGTCCAACGATATGATCCATTGGGTACGATATAAGCACAATCCGATTTTTACGCATGCCGAAGGAATCACCGGAGATCCCGTGATTCAAAAAATAGGCAAAGTATATGTAATGTTCTATTATAGTGCCTTTCGCAAGAGCCGTCCATATAAAGCATTTAATACATTTGCATGCTCTTATGATCTCGTTCATTGGACTGATTGGACCGGGCCTGATTTAATCATTCCAAGTGAGCCCTATGATAATTTATTCGCTCACAAATCATATGTAGTCAAATGGAAAGGAGTAGTCTATCATTTCTACTGTGCCGTTGACGTACACAATCAGAGAGGAATTGCTGTAGCGACATCTAAAAATATGGGAACGAGTACAGTAGAGTTTCCAAAACCTGACGAATCTACATTCAGAAAAAAAATATCGCTTGATGCTGATTGGTTGACAGCAGAAAATGACACAAATAGAGATGCGTATGCCGGCTTTGAAAACCCGGTATACAAACCAATAGGATGGCAACATGTAGATGTACCTCACAACTGGGACACCTATCAAGGAGCCCGTCGTTTAAAACATGGAAATAAACATGGATATGCGTGGTATAGAAAAAGTTTTGAAATCAAAAACCAAGGTTCCGGTAAAGAATACTTTTTATACTTTCAAGGTGTTGGTTCATATGCAACAGTATGGTTAAACGGGAAAAAAATAGGATATCATGCAGGTGGATTAACAACCTTTACGATCGACGTGACTAAAGATATTCGTTTTGATACAACTAATGTATTAGCCGTGAGAGCAGATCATCCGGCAATGATTACTGATTTACCCTGGGTGTGTGGAGGGTGTTCTTCCGAATGGGGATTTTCCGAAGGTTCAGAACCTATGGGAATTTTTCGTCCGGTGACTTTAGTAATAACAAACCCAACACGCATTGAACCCTTTGGAGTACACGTCTGGAATGATGTCCCTGCCAATGCCCGGGATCCTCATTTCGTATTACACATTAACAGTGAAATAAAAAACTATGGGAACAAAACATCCCATATCAGCGTAATCAGTAAACTAGTGAATGAGGATGGCCTCCAAGTGGCACGGGTGACCGATACGTTAACATTACAGGGAAATGAAAGTAAGACCATTCATCAAGACACAAAAGACATTGCGAATGCCCATTTATGGAGTATTTCCGACCCTTACTTATATCATCTGATCACAATGATTAAAGAAAATGGGAAAGTCATTGATGAAACTACGACCGATTATGGGTTTCGTTGGATTAGCTGGCCAAAAAACGATCCTCATCATAGTTCTTGTTTTCACCTTAATGGCAAGCCGGTATTTATTAACGGAATAGCAGAGTACGAAGATAAATTAGGCGATAGTCATGCTTTCGATACGACAGAGATCACTGCACGGATAGACCAGATTAAATCGGCTGGCTTCAATGCATTTCGCGGGGCACATCAGCCGCACAATTTATTATACCAGGATCTGCTTAATAAAAACGGGTTGCTTTTCTGGTCGCAGTTTTCTGCTCATATCTGGTACGATACGCCTGAATTTCGTATGAATTTTCTCAATAATCTAAAAGAATGGATCAAAGAACGGCGTAACTCTCCTTCAATAATTCTTTGGGGAATACAAAATGAAAGCGTATTACCCTATGATTTTGCGAAGCAATGCACCGACATCATTCATCAAATGGATCCAACTTCCCCGTCACAAAGACTCGTAACAACATGTAACGGCGGAACAGGGACAGATTGGAATGTAAGCCAAAACTGGTCGGGCACTTACGGGGGGAATCCCTATCAATACGGACAAGACTTAAAGAAAGAATACCTTAATGGAGAATATGGCGCATGGCGTAGCATTGACTTACATGCAGAAGGACCATTCAATCTTAAACAGAATGGCATTTGCAGTGAAGATAGAATGACGCAGTTGCTGGAACTGAAAGTCAAATTGGCAGAACAGGTAAAAGACAGCGTTTGCGGACAATTCCTCTGGGAATATAATTCGAATGATAATCCCGGCAGAATTCAGAATGAAGAAGGTTATCGGGATATTGACCGCATTGGTCCGTTTAATTATAAAGGCCTATTTACCATCTGGGGTGAACCAGTTGATGCATACTATATGTATTGTTCCAATTATGCTCCTGCGAAAACAGAACCCATGGTATATATTGTATCCCACACATGGAATAACCGATGGACAAAACCAGGTATCAAAAGCGGAATTATCGTTTATTCCAATTGTGATGAAGTAGAATTGTTCAATGATGTACGTGCCATACCGTTAGGCAAAAGATTTAAGCATGGAATGGGAACGCATTTTCAGTGGGACAATGTCAATATCAAATATAATGTTTTGTATGCCGTAGGATACATCAAGAATAAACCGGTAGCTGAAGATTGCATTATATTAAATCATTTACCTAAAGCGCCACACTTTTCCAGATTATACAGTGGCGCCAAGGACATCACCAAACCCGCAAAAGGCTATCACTATATTTACCGGGTTAATTGCGGAGGGCCGGATTACATTGACATAAATCACAACAAATGGTTGGCAGACAGGCATCAAACCAGCAATAAAACTTGGGGATCATTATCATGGACGAACGATTTCAAAGATTTGCCTGCATTCCTTGCCTCTCAAAGAGAAACCAAAGATCCGATTGCAGGAAGCCGAGACTGGACATTATTCCAATCATTTCGATATGGTCTAAATCGTTTACGTTATAAGTTTCCTTTACCAAATGGAGAATATCGTGTAGAGCTCTATTTTATCGAGCCGTGGTATGGCGTTGGAGGAGGCATCAACTGCACAGGATATCGGGTATTTGACGTAGGAATCAATGGTAAAACAGTCATTAAAGATCTCGATATATGGAAAGAAGCCGGATGTGATAAAGCAGTAAAGGAAGTCGTACCAGCTCAGGTAACCAATGGAATATTAGAAATTAACTTCCCGAAAGAATCAGCCGGACAAGCCGTTATATCGGCAATAGCCATAGCATCACAGAATAAAGCTATCAAGGCAGCTCCATCTTCCGCTTCTATAATGACCGACATAAAAGGTGGCATACCCGGTACATGGCTGGAACCTAATGCTTATTTTCCAACAATACTTCCGATAATGTACGGAGCAGAATGGATAAGACCAAAAAACAACAACCATACAATGCGTTTTGTTGTGACTTCTGATGCCAATATTTACATTCCAAACGATACGGATTATATAAAACGTTTTTATAAAAAAGGCGATACCGTAATTACATCAGGGAATAAATGTCTGGCAATCCTGCCTCAAATCCATTGGCCTAAAGAAGCGAATGTAAGGCCAGTAACCACTTATGCCAGTCAAACAGCAGAATTACAAGGTAATTGGGAGAAATCTACCTATAGACAAGATTCCTGTGTAGAAGCTTCAACAGAAGGACAACACAGCATTACATGGAATGTTACTACGGGACTTGCCAACATTTATGCATTACGGTTTACCTATATGAACCTCAATACAACGGCAATAGATGCAGTCATCACGATAACAGATGCCAATGGACAGATGATACATAATGACACTTTGCATTTCCCTCCGACTCCTCATAAATGGAAGCTTCTCAACACATCAACGGAATCTTTTATTAATGCCGGTCATTATAAAATCAAAATCAGTGGGCTGCATTTACAAGGCCTATATTTAAACACATTACAAATACAATAA